From one Candidatus Methylomirabilota bacterium genomic stretch:
- the thrB gene encoding homoserine kinase, with protein sequence MSIDVRVPATSANLGPGFDVLGLALGLYNEIVYEEADRVSVTVEGEGAGRLDTGAGNVVARAALMAHEAAGRRFTGAAIHCVNRIPPARGLGSSAAAWVGGLVAANVALGSPLDRDAVLALACRAEGHPDNVAAALLGGLTVSCLSGERVAAVSLPVPADLGWVVLVPGIESSTREARAVLPDTVTRADAVFNLQRMGLLLAALASGRVDVLGVAMEDRLHQPQRQALFPWMEAVHRAALEAGALGCVLSGAGPSLLAAVQGAAHPVARAMERALDLAGVAGRALQLPVDTDGATWNRRP encoded by the coding sequence ATGAGCATCGACGTGCGCGTGCCGGCGACCTCGGCCAACCTGGGACCCGGCTTCGACGTGCTCGGCCTGGCGCTGGGCCTCTACAACGAGATCGTCTACGAAGAGGCCGACCGCGTCTCCGTCACGGTCGAGGGCGAGGGCGCGGGCCGGCTCGACACTGGAGCCGGCAACGTTGTCGCTCGCGCGGCGCTCATGGCCCACGAGGCGGCTGGGCGGCGGTTCACCGGCGCCGCCATCCATTGCGTCAACCGGATTCCGCCGGCGCGGGGTCTCGGCTCGAGCGCCGCGGCCTGGGTGGGCGGGCTCGTCGCCGCCAATGTGGCTTTGGGATCACCCCTCGATCGCGACGCCGTCCTGGCGCTGGCCTGCCGAGCCGAGGGACATCCCGACAATGTCGCCGCGGCGCTTCTGGGAGGTCTCACGGTCTCGTGCCTTTCGGGCGAGCGCGTCGCCGCCGTCTCCCTGCCGGTGCCGGCAGACCTCGGCTGGGTGGTGCTCGTGCCGGGGATCGAGAGCTCGACACGAGAGGCGCGCGCCGTCCTGCCCGACACGGTCACGCGCGCCGACGCCGTGTTCAACCTTCAGCGGATGGGGCTGCTCCTCGCTGCGCTCGCCTCGGGGCGCGTCGACGTCTTGGGGGTGGCCATGGAGGACAGGCTGCATCAGCCCCAACGACAGGCGCTCTTCCCCTGGATGGAGGCCGTGCATCGAGCAGCCCTCGAAGCGGGTGCGCTGGGCTGCGTCCTCTCCGGCGCGGGTCCGTCGCTTCTCGCGGCTGTGCAGGGGGCGGCACACCCCGTGGCCCGGGCCATGGAGCGGGCGCTGGACCTGGCTGGCGTAGCGGGGCGCGCGCTCCAGTTGCCCGTGGACACGGACGGAGCCACGTGGAACCGGCGCCCGTGA
- the dcd gene encoding dCTP deaminase, whose product MIKSDRWIRQMAVEKGMIKPFEERQVCAGVISYGLSSYGYDLRIADEFKIFTNINNTLVDPKAFDPRSFVDLQGPVCIVPPNSFALGRSVEYFKIPRNVLTICVGKSTYARCGIITNVTPFEPEWEGFVTLEISNTTPLPAKIYANEGIAQVLFFESDEACQTSYADRQGKYQGQQGIVLPTV is encoded by the coding sequence GTGATCAAGAGTGATCGGTGGATCAGGCAGATGGCCGTCGAGAAGGGCATGATCAAGCCCTTTGAGGAGCGCCAGGTTTGCGCCGGCGTGATCTCGTACGGGCTCTCGTCCTACGGCTACGACCTCAGGATCGCCGACGAGTTCAAGATCTTCACCAACATCAACAACACGCTGGTCGATCCCAAGGCTTTTGATCCGCGATCCTTCGTCGACCTTCAGGGACCGGTCTGTATCGTGCCGCCCAACTCGTTCGCGCTGGGGCGATCGGTCGAGTACTTCAAGATCCCGCGCAACGTGCTGACCATCTGTGTGGGCAAATCCACCTACGCCCGGTGCGGCATCATCACGAACGTCACGCCCTTCGAGCCCGAGTGGGAAGGCTTCGTGACGCTCGAGATCAGCAACACCACGCCGCTGCCGGCGAAGATCTACGCCAACGAGGGGATCGCCCAGGTCCTCTTCTTCGAGTCCGACGAGGCCTGCCAGACGTCCTACGCGGACCGGCAGGGGAAGTACCAGGGCCAGCAGGGGATCGTCCTTCCGACGGTCTAG
- a CDS encoding ubiquitin-like protein Pup, whose protein sequence is MAEQKKKETRPTKPEGDEDAAGANPELAKKGKKIKEDLDNLLDEIDEILEENAEEFVKSYVQRGGQ, encoded by the coding sequence ATGGCTGAACAGAAGAAGAAGGAAACGAGGCCGACCAAGCCCGAAGGCGACGAGGACGCCGCAGGGGCCAACCCGGAGCTCGCCAAGAAGGGGAAGAAGATCAAGGAGGACCTCGACAACCTCTTGGACGAGATCGACGAGATCCTCGAGGAGAACGCCGAGGAGTTCGTGAAGAGCTACGTGCAGCGGGGCGGCCAGTAG
- a CDS encoding zinc ribbon domain-containing protein — MPIYEYRCNQCEREFERYVQTAQAAVACPTCRSARVTRRLSVLGALRLGGTAAAAGMSGGGGCCGGGCGCH; from the coding sequence ATGCCGATCTACGAGTACCGCTGCAACCAGTGCGAGCGTGAGTTCGAGCGATACGTCCAGACCGCGCAGGCCGCGGTCGCGTGCCCGACGTGCCGGAGCGCGCGCGTGACGCGACGGCTGTCAGTGCTCGGCGCGCTTCGCCTTGGCGGCACCGCCGCCGCCGCGGGCATGTCCGGGGGCGGCGGCTGCTGCGGGGGCGGCTGCGGCTGCCACTGA
- a CDS encoding selenium metabolism-associated LysR family transcriptional regulator, whose amino-acid sequence MDLRQLEIFVKVAELKSFSKAAEALFLTQPTISEHIRTLEQELGVRLLDRLGRGAESTAAGRLLLSHATRLLQLQREALQAMDSFQGRLAGELLVAASTIPGEYVLPPLIGRFKEKFPDIAITLLIGDSRAVVDWVAEGRAEVGVVGARLPHRGIDYRELMPDELVLVVPVGHPWHGKKEVGLEDLRAEPLLMRERGSGTRAALESALAQAGLDLSAFRIVGEMGSTQAIKQAVKAGVGVSVISRRAVEEECRSGLVWCLKLRDLKVTRAFHVATHRDRSRSPLAEAFRTFIESESA is encoded by the coding sequence ATGGACCTGAGGCAGCTCGAGATTTTCGTCAAGGTCGCGGAGTTGAAGTCCTTCTCGAAGGCCGCCGAGGCGCTCTTCCTGACCCAGCCCACGATTTCCGAGCACATCCGCACGCTCGAGCAGGAGTTGGGCGTGCGGCTGCTCGACCGGCTCGGCCGTGGGGCGGAGTCCACCGCAGCGGGCCGCCTCCTGCTCTCCCACGCGACGCGCCTGCTCCAGCTCCAGCGCGAAGCGCTCCAGGCCATGGACAGCTTCCAGGGCAGGCTGGCGGGCGAGCTCCTCGTGGCCGCGAGCACCATCCCCGGCGAGTACGTGCTGCCGCCCCTCATCGGGCGCTTCAAGGAGAAGTTTCCGGACATCGCTATCACGCTGCTCATCGGCGACAGCCGCGCCGTCGTGGACTGGGTCGCCGAAGGGCGCGCCGAGGTGGGCGTGGTCGGCGCGCGGTTGCCCCACCGCGGCATCGACTATCGCGAGCTGATGCCCGACGAGCTGGTCCTCGTGGTGCCCGTCGGACATCCATGGCACGGCAAGAAGGAAGTGGGGCTCGAGGATCTCCGCGCGGAGCCGCTGCTCATGCGCGAGCGCGGCTCGGGCACGCGCGCGGCGCTCGAGTCGGCGCTCGCCCAGGCAGGCCTCGATCTCTCGGCCTTCCGCATCGTTGGCGAGATGGGCTCGACCCAGGCGATCAAGCAGGCGGTCAAAGCAGGCGTGGGCGTCTCGGTCATCTCGCGCCGCGCCGTCGAGGAGGAGTGCCGCAGCGGGCTCGTGTGGTGCCTCAAGCTGCGCGACCTCAAGGTCACGCGCGCTTTCCACGTCGCCACCCACCGGGACCGCAGCCGCTCGCCCCTCGCCGAGGCCTTCCGGACTTTCATCGAGTCAGAATCGGCCTGA
- the selD gene encoding selenide, water dikinase SelD, with product MGPGDLQDVLSGLEHHEHADLLVGLGRSDDAAVYRITDEVAIVSTVDFFPPIVDDPYLYGAIAAANSMSDVYAMGGQVLFALNVAGFPREMPKEVIAAVFKGGADKVLEAGGVIAGGHTVVDAEPKYGLAVTGKVHPKRIFIKGGLRPGHRLFLSKPLGTGVIATAAKDDACEPAVLEGAVQSMLRLNRVAAEVAGEAVVRGATDITGFGLLGHAAEMVEASGAGIALRAADIPLLPGALALAEKGTFSGGMKRNRTHLEHTLGSRGRLSLGPSVGVAHAGLLFESETSGGLLFGVAPEDAGMVRDGFKRRGEACWEIGEVTAEIGIAVR from the coding sequence ATGGGTCCTGGAGATCTCCAGGACGTGTTGAGCGGCCTCGAGCACCACGAGCACGCTGATCTCCTGGTCGGGCTCGGGCGGAGCGACGACGCGGCCGTCTACCGCATCACCGATGAGGTCGCGATCGTCAGCACGGTGGACTTCTTTCCTCCCATCGTGGACGACCCCTACCTCTACGGCGCCATCGCCGCGGCCAACTCCATGTCCGACGTCTACGCGATGGGCGGGCAGGTGCTGTTCGCGCTCAACGTGGCGGGCTTCCCGCGCGAGATGCCGAAGGAAGTGATCGCGGCCGTATTCAAGGGCGGCGCCGACAAGGTGCTCGAGGCCGGCGGTGTCATCGCGGGCGGCCACACGGTGGTGGACGCCGAGCCCAAGTACGGCCTCGCCGTCACCGGCAAGGTCCATCCCAAGCGCATCTTCATCAAGGGCGGACTCAGGCCCGGGCATCGGCTCTTCCTCTCCAAGCCGCTCGGCACGGGCGTGATCGCGACGGCAGCCAAGGACGACGCCTGTGAGCCGGCCGTCCTCGAGGGGGCGGTGCAGAGCATGCTGCGGCTGAACCGGGTCGCCGCGGAGGTGGCGGGGGAGGCGGTGGTGCGAGGGGCGACGGACATCACGGGCTTCGGTCTGCTCGGCCACGCGGCCGAGATGGTCGAGGCCTCGGGGGCGGGCATCGCGCTGCGCGCAGCAGACATCCCGCTCCTCCCGGGAGCGCTGGCGCTCGCCGAGAAGGGGACGTTCAGCGGAGGCATGAAGCGGAACCGGACGCACCTCGAGCACACCCTCGGCTCGCGCGGCCGGCTGTCACTCGGCCCGTCCGTAGGAGTCGCGCACGCGGGCCTGCTCTTCGAGTCGGAGACTTCGGGTGGCCTCCTCTTCGGCGTGGCGCCCGAGGACGCGGGCATGGTCCGCGACGGCTTCAAGCGGCGAGGGGAGGCCTGCTGGGAGATCGGCGAGGTGACGGCTGAGATCGGTATAGCGGTTCGCTGA
- a CDS encoding anti-sigma factor, whose product MADAQDSMECPECMDLLADYVDGSLPRHQAELLEWHLEGCGPCVAFVRTYKGTVDAAKRLRETTLPPELKEKLRAFLKRSAQQ is encoded by the coding sequence ATGGCCGACGCGCAGGACAGCATGGAGTGCCCGGAGTGCATGGATCTGCTCGCCGACTACGTCGACGGCTCCCTGCCCCGGCACCAGGCCGAGCTCCTCGAGTGGCACCTCGAGGGGTGCGGCCCCTGCGTCGCCTTCGTCAGGACCTACAAGGGCACCGTGGACGCCGCCAAGCGACTCCGCGAGACGACGCTGCCCCCGGAGCTGAAGGAAAAGCTGCGCGCGTTCTTGAAGCGCTCCGCGCAGCAGTAG
- a CDS encoding glycosyltransferase, with amino-acid sequence MARRLALLTPFAFPSVRGNAVTVERIARGLRARGADIEVWDLSTMARASVERRASEYRPELVHAFHAYRAGPLGLALARRIGCPLVVTLTGTDANLDLFDAERAPAVRQVLESAAAVTAFHDSVAAVVARAAPEISARVVVVPQSVDLPDFSPSDGPAPRARGPVMLFPAGIRPVKRPLYPLAPLDSVAARYPGFELRYVGPILDVSEGEALLRALDGRPWARHLGEVPHAAMAALLRAADVVLNCSLSEGGMANSVLEALACGRAVLASDIAGNRSVIEDGVTGLLFSGPGDFAEKAARLLGDPALRERLGEAGRARASRFGLQQEIERYLKLYVSLVSVCL; translated from the coding sequence ATGGCCCGCCGTCTGGCGCTCCTGACTCCCTTCGCCTTCCCGTCCGTGAGAGGCAACGCGGTCACCGTCGAACGCATCGCGCGCGGCCTGCGCGCGCGGGGCGCCGATATCGAAGTCTGGGATCTTTCGACCATGGCTCGGGCCTCCGTTGAGCGGCGGGCCTCGGAGTACCGCCCGGAGCTGGTCCACGCTTTCCATGCTTACCGGGCCGGGCCGCTCGGTCTGGCGCTGGCGAGGCGCATCGGGTGCCCGCTCGTCGTGACACTCACGGGGACCGACGCCAACCTGGACCTCTTTGACGCCGAGCGCGCCCCGGCCGTCCGCCAGGTGCTCGAGAGCGCGGCCGCCGTCACCGCCTTCCACGACTCGGTGGCGGCCGTTGTCGCGCGGGCGGCGCCCGAGATCTCGGCGCGGGTCGTGGTCGTGCCGCAGAGCGTGGATCTTCCGGATTTCAGCCCTTCGGACGGCCCAGCGCCGAGAGCGCGAGGACCCGTCATGCTCTTCCCCGCAGGCATCCGACCCGTCAAGCGGCCGCTCTATCCGCTGGCCCCGCTCGACTCGGTGGCGGCCCGGTACCCGGGCTTCGAGCTCCGCTATGTCGGCCCCATCCTGGATGTCAGCGAAGGCGAGGCTCTTCTCCGCGCTTTGGACGGCCGGCCGTGGGCGCGCCACCTGGGCGAGGTGCCGCACGCCGCAATGGCCGCACTGCTCCGCGCCGCCGACGTCGTCCTCAACTGCTCGCTGTCGGAGGGCGGCATGGCCAACTCCGTCCTCGAGGCCCTCGCTTGCGGCCGCGCCGTGCTCGCCTCCGACATCGCGGGCAACCGCTCCGTGATCGAGGATGGCGTCACGGGCCTGCTCTTTTCAGGCCCCGGTGACTTCGCTGAGAAGGCAGCCCGTCTTCTCGGTGACCCCGCGCTCCGCGAGAGGCTCGGCGAGGCCGGGCGGGCGCGCGCCTCGCGCTTCGGCCTTCAACAAGAAATCGAGCGCTACCTGAAGCTCTACGTCTCCCTGGTGTCCGTCTGCCTATGA
- a CDS encoding MoxR family ATPase yields the protein MPQSPTPPQTQEQRVQEFVADFETLRGEVHKVIVGHDDVIAHVLTGLFAGGHVLLEGVPGLGKTLLIKTLSESLDLSFSRIQFTPDLMPGDIMGTNMILEDEGGRKHFQFQRGPIFAHILLADEVNRATPKTQSALLEGMQEGAVTISGTAHPLPQPFFVLATQNPIEMEGTYPLPEAQLDRFLFKLRVRYPALEDLTAIIDRTTQVREVRVQRVMTGPRALSFRELVREVPIASHVRDLAALIVLASHPQWERAPEQTRRFVRYGASPRGAQALVLGAKVRALSEGRYNVSVEDVRAMALPALRHRIILNFEGEAEGVDVDRLIAHIIEAAENLSATEKEVFLR from the coding sequence ATGCCGCAGTCTCCCACGCCTCCCCAGACGCAGGAACAGAGGGTCCAGGAGTTCGTCGCGGATTTCGAAACGCTCCGCGGCGAAGTCCACAAGGTCATCGTCGGCCACGACGACGTGATCGCCCACGTGCTCACCGGCCTCTTCGCCGGAGGGCACGTGCTGCTGGAAGGTGTGCCGGGGCTCGGCAAGACGCTCCTCATCAAGACGCTGTCCGAGAGCCTCGATCTCTCCTTTTCTCGGATCCAGTTCACGCCCGACCTCATGCCCGGCGACATCATGGGCACCAACATGATCCTGGAGGACGAGGGCGGGCGGAAGCACTTCCAGTTCCAGCGGGGGCCCATCTTCGCCCACATCCTCCTGGCCGACGAGGTCAACCGCGCCACGCCGAAGACGCAGTCGGCGCTCCTCGAGGGCATGCAGGAGGGCGCCGTGACGATCTCGGGCACCGCGCATCCGCTGCCGCAGCCGTTCTTCGTTCTGGCGACGCAGAACCCGATCGAGATGGAGGGCACCTATCCGTTGCCCGAGGCCCAGCTCGACCGCTTCCTCTTCAAGCTGCGGGTCCGGTACCCGGCGCTCGAGGACCTGACGGCGATCATCGACCGGACGACCCAGGTGCGTGAGGTCAGAGTGCAGCGCGTGATGACGGGGCCGCGCGCGCTGTCTTTTCGGGAACTCGTACGTGAAGTCCCCATCGCCTCGCACGTGCGGGACCTGGCGGCCCTCATCGTCCTGGCGAGCCACCCGCAGTGGGAGCGCGCGCCGGAGCAGACCCGGCGCTTCGTCCGCTACGGCGCGAGCCCGCGGGGAGCGCAGGCCCTGGTCCTGGGCGCCAAGGTACGCGCGCTCAGCGAAGGGCGCTACAACGTCAGCGTGGAGGACGTGCGCGCGATGGCGCTGCCGGCCCTGCGTCATCGGATCATCCTCAACTTCGAGGGCGAGGCCGAGGGCGTGGACGTGGACCGGCTCATCGCGCATATCATCGAGGCGGCCGAGAACCTGAGCGCGACGGAGAAAGAGGTCTTTCTCCGCTAG
- a CDS encoding DUF58 domain-containing protein, with protein MATATRGQDLLSSEFLTRLERLALVSRRAFRGRARGERKSPRKGMSVEFSDYRQYGVGDDLRYVDWNIYGRLDRLYLKLFVDEEDLCLHLLLDGSNSMSFGEPSKLRYAARLAAALGFVGLVNLERVGVAVVRDRMAEGWSPTRGRGQFLSLLDFAGRLRAGGPTGLSEGLAAYALRSREAGVAVLISDLLDPAGYERGLKALLERGFDVHVIHVLAPEEVDPILAGDLRLTDAETGEVRDLTMDGEAMGDYRQRLGEFLARAESFCRANEITYHRVTIDTPVEEMVLRQLKGLLLA; from the coding sequence GTGGCCACCGCGACCCGGGGGCAGGACCTTCTATCGTCAGAGTTCCTGACGCGGCTCGAGCGGCTGGCGCTCGTCTCGCGCCGCGCCTTCCGCGGCCGGGCGCGCGGCGAGCGCAAGAGCCCGCGCAAGGGCATGAGCGTCGAGTTCTCCGACTACCGGCAGTACGGCGTCGGTGACGACCTGCGCTACGTCGACTGGAATATCTACGGCCGCCTGGACCGCCTCTATCTCAAGCTCTTCGTCGACGAGGAAGACCTCTGCCTCCACCTCCTCCTCGACGGCTCGAACTCCATGAGCTTCGGCGAGCCGTCCAAGCTCCGCTACGCCGCCCGGCTCGCCGCGGCTCTCGGCTTCGTGGGCCTCGTCAACCTCGAGCGGGTGGGCGTGGCGGTCGTGCGCGATCGCATGGCCGAGGGCTGGAGCCCCACGCGCGGCCGCGGGCAGTTCCTCTCGCTCCTCGACTTCGCTGGGAGGCTTCGTGCGGGCGGCCCGACCGGGCTCAGCGAGGGCTTGGCCGCCTACGCGCTCCGCTCGCGCGAGGCGGGCGTGGCCGTGCTGATCTCCGATCTGCTGGATCCGGCGGGCTACGAGCGCGGGCTCAAGGCGCTGCTCGAGCGCGGCTTCGACGTCCACGTGATCCACGTCCTGGCGCCCGAGGAAGTGGATCCGATCCTCGCGGGGGACCTGCGGTTGACGGATGCCGAGACGGGCGAGGTGCGTGACCTGACCATGGACGGCGAGGCGATGGGCGACTACCGCCAGAGGCTCGGAGAGTTCCTTGCGCGCGCCGAGAGCTTCTGCCGCGCGAATGAAATCACCTACCATCGCGTCACGATCGACACGCCGGTGGAGGAGATGGTCCTGCGCCAGCTCAAGGGGCTCCTGCTCGCATGA